The Gouania willdenowi chromosome 22, fGouWil2.1, whole genome shotgun sequence nucleotide sequence atcaccattttggattttgagttaattttagaaatttcgactttaatcttgactaattattttttcttctttttcttttttcttggaatttcaactttaaactCTTTactgactttattcttgatttgcacAGATCTATTTTCTCTATCAAAATCGGCCCTAATCCACTTCCATAAACCTCAACaagtaaatatgacaataaaacacaaaattattctaTATACAATGATTCAATTTCAGATTCTgagcttttttatttattataaaaatgagttaCGCACGGGAAGCAAAAACAATGTAACAAATGTATGAATAGAAAAACATTGTAGCTAAACAGAGTGAAAGATCAGAAAGTGTTAGGTTTGATGAAgagaaaaaagttttgaaaaaagaCAATGTTATGACGTAACACAGTTAACAGATAAACAaatgaatgcatttttaaatgataaGTATATGTAATAATACTCCTTGGAGGAGGTAataatttacacattttttttcataatatcaGATTGATTGAACCATCATCATCTGAAACATTGCTTCTATCATTTACCTTCCCAAAGGTCCACAGACTGTCTCACAACTACACAGAGCGTTTTGTGACctttcatttgtgttttcagATGCTGTGATCCAGGTCGTCCCTCTCCATCCTCACCCTGTTCTCCCTCCTCTCCCTGTTCTCCATTCTCTCACTGTTCTCCATCCTCTCCCTGTTCTCCATCCTCACCCTGTTCTCCATCCTCTCCCTGTTCTCCATTCTCTCCCTGTTCTCCATCCTCTCCCTGTTCTCCATCCTCACCCTGTTCTCCATCCTCTCCCTGTTCTCCATTCTCTCCCTGTTCTCCATCCTCTCCCTGTTCTCCATCCTCACCCTGTTCTCCATCCTCACCCTGTTCTCCATCCTCTCCCTGTTCTCCCTGTGCATCCCTCTCTGTTGGACTTGAGCTGCATTAGCAAAAAATATCTTTTTGCAACACAAGCTTTGTTATAATACAGGTTTAAGCAACTTAAACCACAACGCGGCCCCAAAAGTCAATGGACTAAATGgttcaaaacaaagcaaaaaatgtctccaaaaacccaaaacaacaaaaatgcataaataactccaaaaaaaacacacaatatgacgataAAATACACAtagaaaattactccaaaaacctaaaatgtcaacaaaaatatacaaaataaaatactcaaaatgcacaaattgacagaaaaattgtgacaaaaaaatacacgaaatgagaaaaatatttgttgtttcTGAATCAATGctcagacatttacattttagtgaCCCCTGCAACTGTCTATAGATTCTGTGTAGAATTTTACTATTGACCTGTACAAATAGAGATTATGGACTGCTCTCCATGCTCTCCATGCGCTCCCTGCTCTCCTTGCGTCCGTCTCTGTTGTCCTGGAGCTGCATGAGCTCCACCTCGTGCTTCGCTGCGCTCTCCAGAACCTTCTGTTTGTTGTAGAAAATGACAAAGTTGTTGATGATGGGGTGGATGGGCAGAGCGATGGCGATCACTCCGCACAGGAAGCTCAGGGCCGCGTTACACTTGCCCAGCGTGGTTTTGGGGTAGATGTCTCCATAGCCCACGGTTGTCATGGTGATGATGGCCCACCAGAAGGAATGTGGGATGCTCCTGAACATGGTCTCCGGGTGGCTCTGCTCCATGGTGTACCCTAGAGCAGAGAACACGAAGATGCCCACCCCCATGTACATGAGGAGCAGCCCCAGCTCCTTCAGGCTCCTCTGGAGGGCGTAGGTCAGGGTCTGCAGACCCGAGGAGTGACGCGCCAGTTTGAAGATGCGAGCAATGCGCGTGATGCGCAGCGCCTGCACCGCCTGCTGCACGTTGGTGAGCTCCATCATGGAGGTGGAGCTGAGGTAGGTGAGGGACAGGACCACGTAGAAAGGCGCGATGGCCATGAAGTCGATGACGTTCATGACGGAGAGGATGAAGTGCAGCTTGTGTGGAGATGACGCAAAGCGCAGCAGGAACTCCACGGTGAACCACATCATGCACGTGGTCTCAATGGCCTCCAGCGTGGGGTGCTCCATCAGTTCTCCATCAGCGTCCTTCACCTGGAGCTCCGGGATGGTTCCCACGCACATCACCAAGGCTGAGAGCAGGATGGAGAGGAAGGAGGCGATGGCGATGACGCGCGCGGGCACGGAGGAGCCGggcttctccatcagcctccaCACCGACCGCTGGCACCGCTGGATGCGCGTGCTGCACCGCTCCACCTCCAGGTCCTCCAGGATCACCTTCACCTTGTCAGAGATGTCCTTCAGCTCGTCCTCCTTCTCACTCAGGTCACTCCTGCAGCACTCATCCAGGACGCACGACTCGATCCTCCAGAACTCCATCTCCCTCAGGAAGCAGATGGGACAGAGGCCGCGTTTGATGTGGATTTCATCAAAGTAATACACATCCATGATGCACTTGAACGCATCAGGGTCTCTGTCAAAGTAGAACTCTTTTCTGCTCGCGTCAAAGTCGTCACAGAGCGAAGAGATGAGCTCCAAACtctgagaggaggaggaggaacaccTCAGCAGCTCCGCCAGTCTGCTCTCAGGGTAGCGCTGCAAAACGTCCCCGAGAAGGGCCACTCTGACCCCGCCGATATTCACCATGATCTCCCCCTCTGTGCTGTAGTTAGGCCTGGGAACCGTCCACATGTTGACTCTAGACAAGCTTTAAATGTTAAGAATTAAAACTCGTTCTTTCCGTCAGTAAAACTCTCCATAATGAGCTGAACAGGTTTACTGTCAGCTTTTCAccacctctctctccctctctctctctctctctctctctctctctctctctctctctctctctctctctctctctctccctctctctctctatctctctccctctctctccccctctctccctctctccctctctctccctctctctctctctctctctctctatctctccctctctctctctctatctctccctctctctctctctctctctccctctctctctctatctctcgtACATGCATGTGTTTAGAAAAATCAGCTTTGTtgaattaaagaaataaatctgAGTGAAAAAGAAATAGTTTCTAGGATCATCTTCAATAATCAGACTGGAGTAAATAATAATTACCTTTCGTCAGAAGGATTTCCATGATTGTAAAATACAGATAAAATATTAACATTCTGGTCAAACACAAtcaggtttaaaaaatattgtcataATAGAGAGTTTTCatggaggtactcagcaggtaaacaaagcagaacCTGAATGTGGAGAtaaaggaaatggtgaattattgttcataaaaggacaacaaaaaaacaataatgactGAGAATACtcccaaacaacaacaaaaatgcagaaaagaactccaaaaacccaaaattcacaaattgacagaaaagtatacatgaaatacacaaaagtacacaaaaatacacaagacgagAGAAAATTATTCACAAGACGacgacaaaatacaaaacaatgattaaatacaaaaacaaaaccagaattatcaaaaataaaaataaaaacatacacaaaccgTTTCTTCTTCCTGAGTCAATGCTGAAATGAGAGTGtttgtttctatacaagtctcacgattctacacACTGCAGAAATATTTCATTATGGTGAGGATATGAACAAAGAGGGCAGTTCCTGGTGAGGGgggagggaacagggaagagggagacAGGGTAGGAAAAAGGAAGGTTGACTGTTTTAAGTTGAGAGGGAAGAAGTAACATTTCTATAGTAACATTTCTATAGTTACATTTCTATAGTAACATTTCTATAGTAACATTTCTATAGTTACATTTCTATAGTAACATTTCTATAGTTACATTTCTATAGTAACATTTCTATAGTAACATTTCTATAGTTACATTTCTATAGTTACATTTCTATAGTTACATTTCTATAGTTACATTTCTATAGTAACATTTCTATAGTAACATTTCTATAGTTACATTTCTATAGTAACATTTCTATAGTAACATTTCTATAGTTACATTTCTATAGTTACATTTCTATAGTAACATTTCTATAGTAACATTTCTATAGTAACATTTCTATAGTAACATTTCTATAGTAACATTTCTATAGTAACATTTCTATAgttatcaatcaatctttatttgtatagcgccaaatcataaccaatggtatctcaaggcactttacagtagagcagtcttaaggacggactcttcattttatggatacacacatatgcatatatacgtatatacacatacatatgtatcccacacccaacatgagtTACATTTCTATAGTAACATTTCTATAGTTACATTTCTATAGTAACATTTCTATAGTAACATTTCTATAGTTACATTTCTATAGTAACATTTCTATAGTAACATTCTATAGTAACATTTCTATAGTTACATTTCTATAGTAACATTTCTATAGTTACATTTCTATAGTAACATTTCTATAGTAACATTTCTATAGTTACATTTCTATAGTAACATTTCTATAGTTACATTTCTATAGTAACATTTCTATAGTAACATTTCTATAGTAACATTTCTATAGTAACATTTCTATAGTTACATTTCTATAGTAACATTTCTATAGTAACATTTCTATAGTTACATTTCTATAGTAACATTTCTATAGTAACATTTCTATAGTAACATTTCTATAGTTACATTTCTATAGTAACATTTCTATAGTTACATTTCTATAGTAACATTTCTATAGTAACATTTCTATAGTTACATTTCTATAGTAACATTTCTATAGTTACATTTCTATAGTAACATTTCTATAGTAACATTTCTATAGTTACATTTCTATAGTAACATTTCTATAGTTACATTTCTATAGTAACATTTCTATAGTTACATTTCTATAGTAACATTTCTATAGTAACATTTCTATAGTTACATTTCTATAGTAACATTTCTATAGTAACATTTCTATAGTAACATTTCTATAGTAACATTTCTATAGTTACATTTCTATAGTTACATTTCTATAGTAACGTTTACATTGGGATGGgtcctgcgatggactggcgccctgtccagggtgtacccccacccagcgcccggcaccggcagacccccgtgaccctgataaactggaattagcgggtttgaagatggatgatggatgtatggatggatggatggatggatggacattgGGAAGGTCCAAGGCATCAGTGGTAACACCTCAGTTGGATCAAACTTGTTACAGTAGAACATAACATAAATCCAATAAGTCCTTCTTCCCTAACGAAGCTAATCATTCACTCACAACCATTCACACCACAAACAACAAGGTGGGCAACACTATCAACAATTGAATGAGAAACATAAAAAGGGGTGGGGggatttaacaaaataaaataacaaggaaaattaaataaataaataataatagacaTAATCAACAACTCAGTTCATTGTGTTTCAGCTTCAATGTGCAAGGAACATCTCCCCAGGCCCCGCTGCTGACTGCtgactgctccccagggatgggttaaattacagaataaatgaataaaggcttaaagcccagttTAAAAAGCCCAGTTATCTATAGGCAGTAAAAAGGCCTGTAAGGAACCGTTCATGGAGAATCTGATTttctcaagtctcacgcatCACAAAATCTCCTGAATCCATCTATTATGTGTAGGTGGAGATGCAAGGtagtaaaaacaataacatgttgTGAGGTTTTGGGCCAACCACGTGATGGGGGCAATCCAAAAAGAGCGACAAGGGGGTCAAGGTTCACCGTGTGACCAAGGACCGTTCCCAACCAGGGGCGTTTCTAGACCACCAAGGACTATGGGGCCCCCGAccccagaatgatgatgaatgaagtcctGGATAACGGATCagtaaagaaatactttattaaataattaacatataaaataaataacataactaTCTACActaaatgcaaactttacacacgatatgtacagtaaatgccagaaaactaaatgtgcaaaatttcaAGTATGATAAAAATGCAACCAAGCGAAAAAACAAGGAATTGAAGTAGAAAATCAGAGTACATTAAGCATAAACATTGGATATTTTAACCATTtcttagtgtcattttgtaattttctctgACGTGGTTTTCTGAACTTTGTAGAAGTTCATGTTTGTTATTTGgttcttttctcataatttGACACAGATCATTGTCCACAGCGCAGAATAatctgatattatttgattaactattatttatttaccttcTGTTCTGGTGATGTGTGTCATGAGGTGGTGATGGGATGTTGTGCTACATGAAGGTACCATCATgtcctactcttcttcttctagacCCCCTCATCATCTGAGGTTGATATTGTTAGAAAGAAACAATTGTTTAAGACAAATATGTGTGTTGTCATATTAAATCAGATAGAGCCATCATatattttaaactgtatttaaaaagttaaactaaataagttccTACGTTCATGTAGAGAGgtctgctgctgatgctgatgatgatgatgatgatgatgttgatgatgttggtgttttttttaacaaaacaccTCGaggatgaaaaaagaaaaaaacacaatgtatttgttttgtttacataaagtaaagtaaataaatgtacatgtttcacaaacactaaacatatgagatatgtatggaataattaatgaacattaatttacagtaacaactttaatgtttcatgttaacattttatttaatgtaacatttatgctatagcagaacatttatggatttatcagttttaccatttaacaacaaacactttattctgggagaaaatatCATTGTCAGCAAAGGATGAACTTATTGTGTGtctatgaatgtacagtatgtacacagccattAGTAACTTATGATGTGTCAGCAAAACTGGAATACTTCTTAACATAAAGCTGTTAAAACTGATATGAAGTCAGAATAAATATGTGCTCTAAGTTTGTTATAACACAGAAGTTTGTTGTTAATCACACtgttaaatatgaataattaataaatacatataaacacactttatgaatgtgtttagaagaaaatggctgaattcactttacacagacttaaatgtACAGTGAACTTTTCTGGTGCTggtggatgactgggagttATGGACAAACTATTTAATAATgtaacacatacagtatctacaCATTCTCATTAACACTATcacctttttattttcatcttcttcttgttttattcttcttttcatgATATGTCTGCTTTATTTATCTGTGTTTGATAACATCAGCACGTTGATACAGGGACGGTAGTAGTGGGGCCCATTAGGGGGGTTCCCTACGTATCACTGTAATGTGTCCGGTGGGTTTCAGGTTGTGTCACTGATATCTGCGTCTGTTGGGGTCCCTCCTAGTAACTAACCATGACTACTCAGAAAGGACTTTTAATGCTCTGTCACTGCAGCGTCTCAAAGCAGTTACATTATGATGTCATTGAATATGACTGTCAGTCATCCCTCGGGGGCCCCTTCAGCTCGGGGCCCTAGGCAGTTGCCTGTGTTGCCTCCCCTGTTGTAACGCCTCTGTTCCCAACGTGTCAAAAATGGAACGCCAAAttttctcaacatttcaactttattttcaacatttcaacttcaatctcgacattttgacttttttctctacattttgactttattttcaacttttcaactttattttgaacatatcgactttaatcttgatttgtacaaagttattttctccatcaaaattgtccctaatccTGTTCTGTAGAAGTTCACATCTGGCGGACCAACCTACAGTCGTccactgatgacatcctttgcTCCATGGTCCTAATATTCACTTTCAGGCTGTAAAGAATTTTGGACAAAGTTTCCAGGAAatgttttctctccttcagtattgtttgtgtttttgtttccaggTGCTATCTGATCTCCAGCTCACTGGTCGTGATGTAAAAGCAGACAGAAGAGAAATGAACCTGGTGTGTTATTAATGAAGGAAAATTCATTCATCATtgtttacagcagtggttctccaccttttcagcccacgaccctccaaaataaaggtcccatagagcagggaccctccaaaataaaggtcccaaagagtggggaccctccaaaataaaggtcccatagagcagggacccccgctgtagctgaaggtggttgaacacagacatgaacattgaagaacagtcatgtggagacaggaccatctataagggggaataaaggagagatttttggggtccatccataaagtcagtaaaatgatggtctattgttctatgaatctgtgataaccacatttatttattcatctgaataatatccactgttatccaggaagttatcCATATGTCCCATCATCCCACCTGTCATTAAAATTTGTTTAAAAGTTACACATTAGAGAGGCCAAAAATTGgacagaaaaatggtaaaaagggttgaaagtctcaatattggtttaaaagtggcagaaatgtgacattaggtggaaaagtggtagaaatggtttattcGTGCTGACAAAGTCTTGacagtggaaaaaatgtacataaagtcattgaaatgtgatgtagaagtgtcagaaatgggagaaatgtatcaaaaatacattaaaaggaggaaaaatatggcaagaaaacctgatgaaaataggttaaaatatggtgagtttggtgtaattgcagaaaaatagtcaaaataagcaaaaacgggctcaaattgttcgttcagaaaatattcttggtTTCTTGAAGGAATCTGGTGACCAACCTCCCAGTGTCTGATGTTCCTCATCCCAAGGTTGAATTTACAGAATGTGCTTTGGTTCTTCCTCACTTTACATTAAAAAGAATATATTTAAAGGAGCTTTTTCCCTCATCCATCCTCTTTAGCTCATCCAACGCTGGATGAAAGCTGCTGCATTAGAGATGGAATGATGTACAAAGTATACAGTAGTTTCCCCTCTCATATtttaaaagagggaaaaaagacaaaacattttGGGTTGAAAAATAAccactttttttaattacatttttaacagcagatgaaccttttttaatttattttgaagaaaatggTGACGGCGCAGccatgtgtttttatgtttttttgttgcactgTGATAACGTAAGAATGGTGGTGTCGTTAAAATTTGCAcgactttttaaatgtttattttattttatcctcACTTTCTTAAAGAATAATTTTCTcctgttgttttgtacaaacTGTATTTCCAAACCTGGATCCGTGTTGTGGATTCAAAGAATGTAACATTCATCATGAGAATAGGATATTGTCATTCCCTATCTATGGAAGAACGTACcaccacaaaaataaataaatgaatttctatagaaagtcataattatgagttagtgaattcataattatgagaaaaatattttttaatgtaaaattgcAAAGAAGCATACATAGTATTTCTGTACTAATTTCTACaccagtttttctcaaatgggggtgcgtgtacccctaggggtacgcaacgGCACAACgggaggtacttgagagagagagagagagagagagagatagagagagagatgaaaatgaacaaatgtaagcattaaaaatatttggttttaaaatgtttatttttagttaaaaatgataatcatactaagtTTTACCatcaactcacaaaatgacaacagaaacacacaaaatgagagaaaaatatactgaataataaaaagaaagaacaaacaacaacaaaaatacataaaatgacaaaaaaaaacatacaaattatgtgacgaaataacaacaaagacacagtaaatgaaggaaaaatacacaagatcacaacataatacacaaaaacaacactaaaaacacaaactaagataaaaaaaatatatatactgaataaaaataaaaaaacagacaaacaacaacaatatacacacaataatgatagaaatgatcttgattagaagatgaactgaaaatacaaaggtcagtcatctcacatcaggagggaaatgacaagaaataaatctattgagCCACTAAATACTTTCATTCACTTGTTTACAGAATaaggttctttaaaatgtgtgttacttAGTTATTCAATCATTAtcatctatagttgtttttttttcacacaattcTGAGCAAATGTTGAACATAAGGGTGTACTTgaattcaaaagttagagagaGGCGGGACTTGAGCCTAAAACGTTTGATCTACACTACGTACCGTATGTTGAATTctaagaactgaataaacaAAGTGTAATTAACATTGGTAACAGTCCGTGTCTGTAGACTACAGCAAATGCTCAGTTTCTATctcattataattatatttatttattttttagtggcggaaacagGTTTCCTAATTTTccaacaaaaatgttaaaatcatGAGAGAAAAGTGACtgaaagctgtgtgtgtgtgtgtgtgtgtgcgtgcgtgtgtgtatgtgtgtgtgtatgtgtgtgtgtgtgtgtgtgtgtgtgtgtgtgtgtgtgtgtgtgtgcgtgtgtgcgtgcgtgtgtgtgtatgtgtgtgtgtatgtgtgtgtgtatgtgtgtgtgtgtatgtgtgtgtgtgtgtgtgtgtgcgtgcgtgcgtgtgtgtgtatgtgtgtgtgtatgtgtgtgtgtgtgtg carries:
- the LOC114456670 gene encoding potassium voltage-gated channel subfamily F member 1-like, with protein sequence MWTVPRPNYSTEGEIMVNIGGVRVALLGDVLQRYPESRLAELLRCSSSSSQSLELISSLCDDFDASRKEFYFDRDPDAFKCIMDVYYFDEIHIKRGLCPICFLREMEFWRIESCVLDECCRSDLSEKEDELKDISDKVKVILEDLEVERCSTRIQRCQRSVWRLMEKPGSSVPARVIAIASFLSILLSALVMCVGTIPELQVKDADGELMEHPTLEAIETTCMMWFTVEFLLRFASSPHKLHFILSVMNVIDFMAIAPFYVVLSLTYLSSTSMMELTNVQQAVQALRITRIARIFKLARHSSGLQTLTYALQRSLKELGLLLMYMGVGIFVFSALGYTMEQSHPETMFRSIPHSFWWAIITMTTVGYGDIYPKTTLGKCNAALSFLCGVIAIALPIHPIINNFVIFYNKQKVLESAAKHEVELMQLQDNRDGRKESRERMESMESSP